TGGCTAGTCTGGCTAGCAGCTATTCTGTGTGCTATCCTAGCAATAGTTGTTATTATCACGGGTATCGTCGTGCTCGCCATCTACCTGATCTACCAGCCTAGGATGCCATGCCATCTTCTCCGACCAGAGCTTCATTCTCCAGTTCCATGGGATTGATGTTGCTGAGCTGCGTGCTAATCCATTCGATGTTGCCAAAAACAGCTTATTCGATCTCAATTATCTCTTCCAGTCATCACCGATCCCACTGGACGAGGTGGCAATGGAGACCATGGACATGGCACTGAAAAAGGGTGTCATACCATTCGACCTCAACGGACAAGCAAGAACCCGGTGGAGGGTGGGGATATTTCTCTCCCTCACGTTCTGGACACACCCCTCATGCCAGCTCCATTTCTTCTGGCCAAACGGGAGCACCATCAACTTGGACTGCAGTTCCAAATCCCACTGATGTCTATTCAAATACATGGTGAAGTAGTTCTTTCTGTTCCTCCCTCAACATCCAGATTATATCTCCCTTAGATATCTGAAATTGTATGTTAATTAGAAGCATCTGCGTCTTGGTTGTGGATAGGTCCTTTCACTAGAATAGAGATACATATACGGTGTAGATTATACTTGTGGAGATTGGAAGTTGAAGTAGTGAGAGGAAGCGTACCTTATCGTCTTCCCGAAATGAGCTCCCTCTGCTTCCTCCAAAGCGGCTCAAGAACTCGAACCTCTTTCCAAGGGCAAGAATACTGATAAAAAACGGTGCTTTTGAAGCCTACAGGACTGAAGAGAACTCCATTTTCGCTTCTTTACTTCATTTATCAGATCGTCTTCCAAGCAGTAAAAGCAAGCATTTTGGAACGCCTAAATCTTCGTTTTGAGGCCCGGGAGGCGCGGTGGTGCCGAGCAGAAAAGGGTTTTTTCTTCAccgtttctttctttctctttatctATCTGCCTTCCGTCCCCGAAGAGGACTCCAATTCCTGAGTCCAAAAAAACACTGCGAAAGATTATCTAGAGATAATAGCTTCCCAAGCTCGAACCCCCCCTCGCTTTTCTTCCGCAAATGCCACCAAACAGCTCACAGCtccaaaaaggaagaaaaaggagtaAATCCAGGAGGGAGGAAATCAAAAACACCAAAGTACACCCTTTTCTTAGCCGAAAAGCCCAAGCAAAACACGTTCCTTACGGCCGGACCGTCAACCCAGCAGAAAACGCAAGAATTATCGCACTTTTCTCCCAAAAGCACAGACCTTTTTCCCCCTCCAGAACAAGCGTTTTCTACTCGATCAACCCCCAAACACcgaaagggaggaagaaagatCAAATCTTTCCACTCCCTCGAGCTCTTCTTCCAGCAAGAAAGCCCCCAACAACCTCTCGATCCGGCGGATGACAACAAGTGAACGCGGGAGGGACCAAAGAGGGAGATCGGAAAGCTCGGAGGAGGAAACAGAAAATATATACCGCACGAATTAATGAGAGGATATAAATGATAATAGCGTGCAGACTTGGGTGACGAAGCAATTTGACGGTGAATTGGAGACAGCTGTTCTCGACCATCATCCAATCGCCATCAGACAGAGAGATTGACGACGAGTGCTTTTGCACATAATCTATTCGACCTCGGCTCCCTTTCAACCGCCCGCCCGACTTCGTGACTTTGGACAACGCCGAACTCGTCGCGTCATACTAATCCGATTAAGGCGAAAGAGTAAATGCGAATCTGTTCATGTCTTGCGATCCAATGGGCGCTCTCCGAGCAACATAGATCGCAGACCGGCTCGCGTCGGATCGGCTGCCTTCGCGTTGCTTGTTGTCAAAGCTCGATCTGATCTCACACGATTAGATCGAGACGATTGGTGATGTATCGCCACGGAAGACGGAGAAGATGACATGGACTTGACGTGACAGTTGCATGTGCAGTGATTGAATCGGGCAACCGCACATGattattttgacccgaaatgttgACCACCAATTGATTTGCTGCGAATCAATTTGATTCGTTTATACATATTTCACATTATTTGATGCGAATCTTAAATCAATTCTTTATCTTTGCTGCTCATCATGTCAAATGATAGGCATGTCAGCGTAGATTGCTGACATTTAGACATATTAATCGATTTAATTATGTAATGGAGGAAAAAAATACTCTCGAAAGAGGGAATTCTAACAGTAAACATGTTGTCCTAATTGCGATCACACCCCCACACCGATGGGGCGCACGGGGCTCGAGGCGATCTGGCTCAGCACGTGTCCACGTGGTCTGCTCGGGCTCGTGACATGCGGCCACCGCTGGGTCCCGCCTCGCACATGCGGAGCCACTTCGAGTTTCCCGTTGCAGGccattaattatattattattattattgtaagaTTAATGAAAAGTAGTAACTTAAAATTAAAGGATTAATACATATGTAATTGTCGCTCTGAGGCTCGCAAACCTCGTGAGTTACCCGCCTCACCGATTATGAGGATGCAATGGTGGACCCCACGCGAGGCAAGGGCACGTTGCCCATGTTACCCTGGTGGCCCCCTTGGATTCCATGGCGGACCTGCGGCTGGGGTCAACATCTCGACCGTGGCACCGCCGCCTGTTCCCTTCGGCAAGAAACCGCCACCTCCCCCAGCCACAGCGTTCATCCGCCATTAATGTCCTCCTCGTTTTAGTTTGGGAAAGGACGTCTTCCCCGATCAACAAGCAGTCGCCGCTCAGGCGAGGACGAGTGGGTGCAGCAATGATGAGGGGAGGTGACGGGGAGGCACATGCAGTCTTCAACACAGTGGTAGATGGGGGACAGGTGGGGTTGGAGCTTCGCTTACATGCTGTGTGGTCGTTGGTCGagccttttcttctccttttgggaAAGTTGGATGGCTTTCCCAGTGTAGTGTGACACAACAATGAATGCCCTGTTGGTATTACCCGAGCAAGCAGGCAAGGAGAGCATCTTTCCTGTGTTCTGATAACACCCATTCAATGTACATATTGGAGCATGCATGACGTCTCCTGAGAAAGTTCAGCCTCTCTCTAGGGTTTGTAGTATTTACGATGGCTGTATGTTGACGCACACTGGAGTGGAGCTGCGTGGAAGATGGATCACGAGGCAGATGTCTGTGTGCGTGCGTGACATTTCGGCCAGGAGGTTGATGAGTCATgtcaacaaagaagaaaaagaagaggaagagtacACTGTACATGCACGCTTGCTGGCTGCACATGAGCATGTCTTCCATGTTCTTCCAAGACCCTATCTCTTACTACAGAGCTTGTACTCGTGACCGATGGCTTCTCCCATTTCCCATTTGAATACCATCTTTTTTCGACTCTACAGGTGAAAGAATTAGCTATAATTACTTCCTGTTAATTTCTCTGCAGAAGTATCACTGCATACCATTCTCTTCGATCACATACTGCGATCCCTTTGTTTGCCGAAGAGCACAGCTTATTCGACTCCTCTTATGTTTCTTTCATTTAGGGTACAGTTTTCAGCCTGATATATATCATTCCAAATGGACACTAAAAATTCCACATATCATGAAGATATGGTACAAGAGGTACGATAATTACCGGAGACCTCTCTGAATTTGAAATGGACGAGAGGAACTCTTTAGGCCACAAATGGACCATAAAAAGATCAGAATGTCTTAACCGGTGGTACTTATTAACACTGACAATGATAGTTTACATCAAGTGATGCACATTCTTTGTGTTAGGGAAAGATGTGATCAATCCAACTTAGTTTGGACTTGTGTGAGTAAGAATTTTAGTATAAAAAAAAGTCTATCACGTCAACATATAAGAAGATTATGATCGGATAAGATATATGATATCATTCATCTCACACTCAAGTTAATAAAGGAGTTGAGTAAGGGT
Above is a genomic segment from Musa acuminata AAA Group cultivar baxijiao chromosome BXJ3-4, Cavendish_Baxijiao_AAA, whole genome shotgun sequence containing:
- the LOC103983494 gene encoding uncharacterized protein LOC103983494; protein product: MPWLISERGQHTSWLVWLAAILCAILAIVVIITGIVVLAIYLIYQPRMPCHLLRPDLFDLNYLFQSSPIPLDEVAMETMDMALKKGVIPFDLNGQARTRWRVGIFLSLTFWTHPSCQLHFFWPNGSTINLDCSSKSH